A stretch of Aspergillus nidulans FGSC A4 chromosome VI DNA encodes these proteins:
- a CDS encoding uncharacterized protein (transcript_id=CADANIAT00009802), whose amino-acid sequence MRFSTIIAVSVLLLSGAYAQDREYSCWGHWDWRHRPDCDRWHGNNWFFKIPTNMV is encoded by the exons ATGAGGTTCTCCACTATTATAGCAGTGTCTGTCTTGCTGCTGTCTGGAGCATATGCACAGGACCGAGAGTACTCTTGCTGGGGTCACTGGGACTGGCGTCATAGACCTGATTGCGATCGTTGGCATGGCAATAACTGG TTCTTCAAGATTCCTACTAACATGGTGTAA